The sequence CCTGTGACCATACCAATCATATCAGCATCGGGGCGGCTAAACAATAAAATCATGCCCCCTCTGTTTTTTCCTGTTTGTCTTCCTCTCTGTGTTGTTGTATTTTTATTTATGAAATTTTTAGCCGCAGAGTTTGAAGGAAACAGGACAGACACAGCATCCCGCTCAGCCCTTTTTGAAAAGAAAAAGGGGATGTTCTCCCTTGCGGGCATTTTTTCCGCCAAGGCGGATGATCTGATCTCCGTAAAGGGCAGCGCATCTCTTGTAATATCCTGCGGCTGCCCTGATTTCTCGGCGGAATCCGTTTACGCTCCCGCAGCTCTGAAAGGCAATTCCCTGAGGCTGTTTCTCAGATCGAAATCACTGAAGAACGGTGAAAAAAGCATGGTAGTCCCCGGGAAATGTTCCCTCCCCGAAGGCGCAGGCGAAAAGGAATGCCATGTATACATAATGCCCGAGAGGACATATGAACAGGAGAGCGGGCTGGACTATGAACAGCGTGCATCGGCGGATATTTTCACCCTCTCCCCCGCAGCGCTCTGCGGAATAAGCATGACTCTGTACCCCGACAGAACAGTAGCCCACGCATACGCGGACACAGGCAAGATAATCATAGCCGTTTCCGCCGGAGAAAGCATACTCTACGCCAGAACGGCACTCTGCACAGAAGGAACAGCGCTTGCAGATGAGCTGGGGCTGACTCTCACTCATATGTCAAAAAATAAAGGCATACAACCTGAGCTGATACTGCTTTCCGGCATGTTCGCCACCGACGGACACACAGCGGATGCGGTACGGGGAACACAGACAATACAGACAGTATGCGCCGCACCGGACGGATTGCTCAGTGAATGCAGCTTTGAAGACTTTCATAAAATTATAATCCCCTTCGGTGCTGTGCTGAACGGAAGCAGATTCGACTTTACACCGGAAAAATACAGGAAAAAGAAAGCCTTCACCAAAACCATGCTCTCCTGCAACTGCGCCCTCCTTGTGCTTCTTGTGGCGCTGACGGCTGTGAATCTTCACTTTTTTTCTTCGTACAAAACCAAAACAGAGAAGCTTACGGAATCCGCATCAGCCTTACGGGCAGACAGGGAGAAAACAGCGGAGATACTTGCCTCCTCCCCTTCTGCCGAATATCTGCTCTCCTATCTGGAGCTCCTAGCCGACAGAAACAGGAACCCCATAAGACATCTGAAAGCCGTGGAGCCTCTGATCATGCACATAGGGTTCGACAGAGTGATTATAAGCCGCTCCGAGCCCCTCGTTGTTGCGTCATCCAAGGAGTTCGGCACGCTCAATTCCCTTACGGATTTTGAAGATGAGATCAAGGCGGAAGCCGAACGTCTCCGGTCACTGAAATATAATGTTAAGAATGAAAGCAGGTTCAGCTATGACGAGCTCACGGCAAACGTGAAGCTCAGCATCACCCCGCGGGGAGCAGCGGAATGAAGATACTCTCAAGCTACGGGCTCTTTCTTCTCCTCACAGCCGCCTGCGCGGTCACGGCGGGCATAGGGCTGACCGCATTCAGGCTCAACACCTCAGCAGACAGGGCTCTGGCAGACATAAGCACCCGCGCGGCGGTGCTGAACGCCGCAGAAACGGAAGAAAAAATCGCCGTACTGAACAAGACGGCGGAGAATGCAGATCTTTTCATTTTCTCCGAGAGTGACGCCCGCAAATGGTTCCTTGACGCTCTGGATACCTTTCTCAAAAAATACGACGCTAAAGTGATCAGCCCCATGCAGAAGACAGGCAGCGCCTTCCGCAGCAGGGTCTCCTTCCGTTTCACACCGAAGACACCGGGTGAGCTCGCCACACTCCTTGAATATATGGAAAACTCCGCCGCTCCGGTCTTCATAATAGAGAGCACCGCCTTCATCAGCACCGACAGGGAGAAGTACATCAACGTAACTGCGGAAATAATCCAACCCTTTTACGGAGGCGGAGAATGAAAACAGGGTTCAAGGAAATTCTCATGGTCCTGATTCCGCTTGTGATAGCCGCCGGAGCCGTCTACGGAGTCGCCCTCGGTGGGGAGTATCTGGTTATGCCGGCGGAAAAGCGCATATCGCATCTTCCCTCATCTGCGGACAATGCGCTGCGAGCGTACAGCGATCAGGCTTTTCGCCTGAGCAGCGCCGCTCTGCCCGGAAAGACAGAGCGCTTCACCCTTCGCCCGCTGGATGATGAGGGGCTGCTTGCCCAGTTCGACAATTCCGAAATATATGAAAAACTCGCGGCGCAGGAGAGCGCAGCCTCCGCAGAAGGAGCGGCGGAGAAGAAAGAGGATCCGGACGCTCCGCCTAAATACAGAATAAGCTCCATCCTCAGAGGAGAAGACAGGACATTCGCAGTAATTAACGGTAAAATATACCATCGTGGCGATAAGATTTCCGCAGATGAACATATAGCACGCATTGAAACACGCAGGATTCTTCTTAAGGGCAAATGGGGGGACAGATGGATTGCCGTAAACTTCTGACAGTTGTGCTCACTATGCTTTTTCTTTTCGCCTGCTCGGCTAAAAGACCCGAACCTCAGACGGCGGCACCTGAGCCCGCCAAGACGGAGCAGAAAGAGCCAAATCTGCCTCCGCCGCCGCCTCCGGTTTTCGGCGCTGAGCTCAAGAAACCCGACCCCCTTGAGGGGCGCTATATAACAGTCAGCGCTGTGGAGGCTCCCCTCTCCTCAATCCTCTATATGGCGGCGTCTGAATCGGGCATGAATCTTGTGATCAGTCCGGAAATAGATATTAACAGACCCGTAACCCTCAATCTCAACCGCCTTCCAGCGCGGGAAGCGCTGAACATAATCACCGAAACAGCCGGAATATACTACGAAACAGAAGGCAACATCCTTCGTGTCAGACCGCTGATGACAAAAACATACAAAATTCCCTATGTCCACACGGTAACAGGCTACTCATCCCGTCTCGGCGGCGACATAATAGGCGGAGCGGCGGAAAGCGCAGGCACAATGGCGGGCTCATACAACCTTGAGTTCACAAATCCGGGAGAAAGAAACGACCTCTACAGGCAGGTAGCCGAAGGTGTCCGCAGCATAATCTTCACCGGCAGAAACACAGACAACGGCGGAGACACTAAAACTGCCGAATTTTCTCCCGCCGGAGAAGGGTTCAGCCTTAATATGTTCACAGGAATCCTCACAGTGCAGGCGGGACGTGGCAAAATTCAGCTTATCGACAGATACATGGATTCCATCCTGAAAGAGACCTCAAAGCAGGTGCTCATAGAAGCCAAAATGGTGGAAATAACTCTTAACGACATAAATTCATACGGCATAAACTGGGACAACTTCTTCTTCAATGACCAGCTCCGCTACAGACAGAACTTCGCCACATCAAGCGCCGCTGCCCTTGAGAACATCGGGCTTACTCCTGTCGCGGCTATCTCCTATGCCTCAGGCGGCGCAAACGGACTGCTTAATCTCCTCTCTCAGCAGGGAAAGATCGAAACCCTCGGCAATCCCCGCATAAGAGTGGTCAACGGACAGAGCGCCATAATATCCTCCGGAAGCCTGATCCCCTACTGGGAAAAAAACGTTGAGGACGGCGAAGACCTCCGCCGGGTGGTGAGCTACAACAGGATTACCATTCTGGACGGCATAATGCTCGGCGTAACCCCGTACATCCACGATGACGGAACCATTACTCTCAACATAATCCCCGTTTCCACCATGGCGGAGAAGGACAAGGTGCAGCTCGGGGAGGAAGGGGAGATAGTCGCCAGCTTCCCTGTACTGAACCTCAAGGAAGCGGGAACAGTGCTCAATGTCCGCAACGGAGAGACGGTCGTTCTCGGCGGAATGATAGATAATTACGAGGAGAACACCGAGCAGAAGGTTCCGTTTCTCGGCGATATGCCTCTGGTGGGGAATCTGTTTAAGTCGGTACACAAGCGCAAGGTAAAGAAGGAGCTTGTGATTTTCATAAAAACATCGGTGATACGCATTTGAGAAAGCTCACAGCCGCCGTCCTGACAGCTTTGTGCATAGGTTTTTTCACGGGAAGATATTTTTCTCCCGAACCCGCCGTCTCAGAAGCGCCCGCCGAACCTGTACGGGAATTTCATTTTGCTGATGCGGACGCAGAACCCGCTCCAAAAGCGAAAAGCGCAGAAGTCCTGCCGGACGACCTGTACATAAGGCTGAAGAATGAGGCGGAAAAGCCTGTTCAGAAAAAGACTGCTCAGCCTGCGGCAAAGGCAGCGCCCCGGATGACTCCGGAGCCTCCGTTCACTGAGGACAGAGCTTCAAGGGCGCACAGGGAAGCCTCCGCCGGCATAAAGGCATTAAACGGCGGAAACTGCGTGAAAGCATCGGAATATCTGGCTGAGGCGTTCGCTTATAAAAAGGATAAAAACATCCTCTCCCATTATCTCGTCTCCCTGCTCCTCTGCGGAGAAGCGGAGAAAGCCGCTGAGCTTGCCGCTGAAAACCCTCTTTTCACGAATGGGGGAACCCTTGCGGATGTGCTTGAAACAGCAGTAAAAAACGGCAGAAGCAGCGAAGCGCTGACATTTTTTGAGTCACTGGGAATAAGCGGAAACGGCAGACTGATGAACGCCGCAGGTCTGGCTTATGAGACCGCAGGCAAAAAAGAACAAGCTCTGCTGCATTACAAGGAGGCGTACAGGCTCGATTCGGACAACCCCTTCATAACATTCTCCCGTGCGAGAACTGCCGATATGGAGGGGAATTATGCGGAGGCTGTCATACTCTATGAAAAGACTGCCGCATCAGCGCCGACTGCCGACCTCAAGAGGCACGCTGTCACCAGAAGCGCCGAGATCAGGGAACATCTGACGGGCGAAGCGCTACAAAATCCTTAATATCTTTAATTATATATGGTTTTTTATCCTGACTCTCAAAATAAGTGCGCAGCACCTGCTCGGCAATAAAACCGGAGGAGATCAGCTGTATCCCGCCCAGAGTGAGCACAACACCGAGAAGCAGAAGCGGTCTGCCCCATATGTTCTGCCCGAACAGCTTAAGCACCACCATATAAAGATTGATCAGCATTCCGAAAAACAGACCGAAAAAGCCCAGTGTCCCGAAAAGGTGCATGGGGCGCTGCGAATATTTCTTCAGGAAGAGAACAAGCATCAGGTCGCTTATAACCTTTGTGGTTCTGGCTATGCCGTATTTTGACTGACCGTACATCCTCGGATGATGGCGGACACCCATCTCGTCAATCCTTGCTCCCTGAAGAACGGCGAGAACAGGAATAAACCTGTGCATCTCTCCGTAAAGCCCGAGATTTTTTGCTATATCCTGCTTGAAAAGCTTCAGGGTACAGCCGTAATCATGGATATAAACTCCGGTGAGAAGACATATCAGCTTGTTGGCTATGGTGCTGGGAAGCTTCCGGAGTATAAAGCCGTCCTGCCTTTTCAGCCTTCTTCCGGCTACAACATCAAGCCCCTCATTCTCAAGCTTTTCTATCATAGCGGGTATGTCATCGGGATCGTTCTGCAAATCTCCGTCTATGGTGACGATGTACTCCCCTTTGGCATAGTCGATCCCTGCCGCGAGTGCGGGGGTCTGACCGAAATTACGCTTGAAGCGTATAAGCTTCGCGCGCTCGTCGGCGTATTTTTCGACCATTTCGACAGTCTTATCCCTTGAGCCGTCATCAACAAGAATAATTTCATAATCTATGTACTTTAAAGCGCTTCTGATCTTCTCAAAAAACGGCTTTATGCTTTCCTCTTCGTTATAAAGAGGAACCACAACAGAAAGCTTCATTTTTCCTCCGCAACCTGTATCAAACGATAACCCGCCCACTCTTTTATTGTAACATAGGGTCTGTTGATTTTTCCTGTTTTATCACTGTCAACAAATACAAACCCGCCGTCAGCGGGCAGATTTTTATCGGCATTTTTCCCGTAATAAACATTAAATGACGGCACACGCTGAGTCCATACATTGACCTTTATATTTTTTCCCGCAGTGTAAAGCGCTGCCTCCCTGACCGGAGCCTGCTTAATATCCGCCACCAGAGGAATATAAAGCACATTCAGCGAGATTACGGTAAAAAACGCCAGTACAGCGATGAATGTCCTGTAGCTGAGCGTCCTTATGAGACTCATCACAACAGCCACCGCAAGCATCGCACCAACCGGAACGGTGTAAGTCATATCCAGCCTGCGCCCTGTCTCAAGCAGCATCTCCGCCGCCGTCAGGCTGCCTGTCTTCGCCGCAACAGACGGAATAATAAAGGGCAGAGAGAGCAGAAAAATAAAATAAGCAAATATCGGCAGGGCAAACAGAATCTTTTTTCTGTGATTATTGAATACATAAGCGCAGAGTATGAAGAGCGGGGTCATGCCGCTGAGTATAAGGTGCGGAAGCTTCGTTCCGCTGAGAGCAAAAAAGATGAAGACAAAAAAGAACCAGATCA is a genomic window of Geovibrio thiophilus containing:
- a CDS encoding tetratricopeptide repeat protein, with protein sequence MRKLTAAVLTALCIGFFTGRYFSPEPAVSEAPAEPVREFHFADADAEPAPKAKSAEVLPDDLYIRLKNEAEKPVQKKTAQPAAKAAPRMTPEPPFTEDRASRAHREASAGIKALNGGNCVKASEYLAEAFAYKKDKNILSHYLVSLLLCGEAEKAAELAAENPLFTNGGTLADVLETAVKNGRSSEALTFFESLGISGNGRLMNAAGLAYETAGKKEQALLHYKEAYRLDSDNPFITFSRARTADMEGNYAEAVILYEKTAASAPTADLKRHAVTRSAEIREHLTGEALQNP
- a CDS encoding secretin and TonB N-terminal domain-containing protein — its product is MDCRKLLTVVLTMLFLFACSAKRPEPQTAAPEPAKTEQKEPNLPPPPPPVFGAELKKPDPLEGRYITVSAVEAPLSSILYMAASESGMNLVISPEIDINRPVTLNLNRLPAREALNIITETAGIYYETEGNILRVRPLMTKTYKIPYVHTVTGYSSRLGGDIIGGAAESAGTMAGSYNLEFTNPGERNDLYRQVAEGVRSIIFTGRNTDNGGDTKTAEFSPAGEGFSLNMFTGILTVQAGRGKIQLIDRYMDSILKETSKQVLIEAKMVEITLNDINSYGINWDNFFFNDQLRYRQNFATSSAAALENIGLTPVAAISYASGGANGLLNLLSQQGKIETLGNPRIRVVNGQSAIISSGSLIPYWEKNVEDGEDLRRVVSYNRITILDGIMLGVTPYIHDDGTITLNIIPVSTMAEKDKVQLGEEGEIVASFPVLNLKEAGTVLNVRNGETVVLGGMIDNYEENTEQKVPFLGDMPLVGNLFKSVHKRKVKKELVIFIKTSVIRI
- a CDS encoding glycosyltransferase family 2 protein; the protein is MKLSVVVPLYNEEESIKPFFEKIRSALKYIDYEIILVDDGSRDKTVEMVEKYADERAKLIRFKRNFGQTPALAAGIDYAKGEYIVTIDGDLQNDPDDIPAMIEKLENEGLDVVAGRRLKRQDGFILRKLPSTIANKLICLLTGVYIHDYGCTLKLFKQDIAKNLGLYGEMHRFIPVLAVLQGARIDEMGVRHHPRMYGQSKYGIARTTKVISDLMLVLFLKKYSQRPMHLFGTLGFFGLFFGMLINLYMVVLKLFGQNIWGRPLLLLGVVLTLGGIQLISSGFIAEQVLRTYFESQDKKPYIIKDIKDFVALRPSDVP